The Hornefia porci genome contains the following window.
GCAAACCACAACTGTTTTCGCCGTCAGTTCTTCTATTGCTCCTACATAGTAACAATGCGGAATATCCAGATATTCTGCAACTTCCGCCCCCACCTGAGCAGTATCTCCATCCACAGATTTCTCACCGCACAAGATGAGATCAAATTTTCCCATAACATGTATCGCCGCAGCTAATGTCCGTGCGGTTGCACAAGCATCGGAACCTCCGAATTTTATATCTGTCAGCAGAACGCCTTTATCAGCTCCGCGTGCATAGGCGATACGAAGCGATTTCTGCGCTCTTTCAGGGCCCATAGACAACGCCGTTATCCGAAGATCTTCATGAACGTATGAATGTTTCAGATCAATCGCCGCCTCAAGTGCGTTTTCATCAAAAGGATTGATCTCCGCAGGCGCTTTGGCTCTGTTAACAACTCCCCTTTCATTATCGAATGTTACTTTTCCCATGTCCGGGACTTCTTTTATCAAAACAAGTATATTCATATCTGGTCTCCATAGAGTGTTTTTTATATAAATTATCTGTCTCAACCTTTCAATGTACTCTCACATTTATTCGGTTAGAAATTCATAAACAGATTCGTGAACAGTACAATTAATGGAATCGCGATAATTGTTTTCTCCAGGAAAATGATAATAAGGTCCAGGATATTAACCGGCATTTTAGATGCAATCATAATAGATCCGACTTCACTCATATAGATAATTTGAACAAGTGACAGAATCCCGATGATGAATCTTGTTTTGACCGAAGCGATTTTCGCACAGATAATGCACGGAATAAACTGATCTGCAAATCCTACGACAGCGCCCGGTGCAGCAGCCGCGGCTTCCGGAACTCCCAATAACTGGAAATAATAGCGGAACGGCGTTCCTATCCAGTCAAAGACAGGTGTATATGTGGACAGAATCAATGCAAACGTTCCAACACACATGGTGACCGGAACCAGCGTAAACAAGATATTCAGAAACATTGAGATGCCTTTTTTCATCAGCTCGGCAAAAGACGGGCCGCTCTGAGCCTTCGTTACAGCCTGCGCAAATGCCCAATGTGTTTTTTTAATCCCTTTAGGCTCTATCTCATTTATTTTTTGACCCACCGGCGCATAATATTCATCTTTGTATTTTCCGTTCAGCGGCCAGATTCTGCACATGATTACAACACTGAGAACTCCAACCAGGCAAAGAATTCCGTAAAACTGAAGGAAATACTGGTCAACCTTCAGCATAGCGGCAACAACAAGACAGAATGGAAGTGATACCGCAGAAAAACAGCTGGCAATCAGCACAGACTCTCTCGCAGTGTAATATCCCTCTTCATACTGTGTGGACGTCAACACGACACCGACATTGCAATTTCCGATCCATGAGGCCAGCAGATCGACTGCCGCTCGTCCGGGTAATCTGAACAAAGGCCTTAACGCGCCTCTGACCAGTGTTCCGACATAATCCATAATTCCGTATTCCAAAAGAAGCGGAATCAGGAAGGATGCTGCGAAAAACCATGCAATCAACGTCCCCATCAGAGATTGCATTGTACCGCCGGTATCGGCACTGCGGATCCACTCCGGACCTATTCCGAACATCAGCATAGATGCAACCACGCACCCGAGGCACCGGATTACCAGAAACACCGGAGTTGTAACAAAAAGGCTGTGCATCAGACCGTCTTCATTTCTGGCAAATCCAGGTTTTCCCAACGTGCAGATTAAAGACATTACACATGAAATTGAAACGACGGTAAACACAAGCTGTTTTGCAGCCGCCCCTGTGAATCCTGCCAGCCAATTAGATATAACGCCCAACGGTATCGTCATATTTCCATCCGCCCAAATCGGACATAAAAATATGAACACACCTATTGCTGAGGGGATAATAAAACGCAGTATCTGATTACGCGTAGGATTTTCAATCAATCCCTGCATGGCCTCGCGATTCGCCGCCTGTTGTTCCTCTGTCAATACAATATTTTTCTCCCTAGACATTTTTTCTCCTCCTACAATAATTTTGTGGTAGGTAGACCCGACATCCAGCCGGAAACTATCCGTCCCATTGTTCAAACTGGTAGAATGTAGCAGTACTGGTCTTAACGGTATTTTCCTTGGGCTTTCTTCAACAGATACTACCTGAATATGCTCACACCCTCAATCCGATCAAAGGCTTCCTTCAGCAGATCTACATTCACCGTACATGCAATTCTGAGATATCCTTCACCGCACATTCCAAATGATATTCCCGGAATTGTCAGCACATGCGCCTCTCGCAGGATCACATTGCTTACTTCAACGGAATCCAGTCCTGTTTCTCTGATGTTGATGAACAAATAAAAGGTCCCCTTGGGCGGTGTAATGACATGCATTTTAGGAATCTGATTAATCCGCTCCGCAGCGTAAAATACTCTTTTCTTGTATTCATCAATCATCGGCGGTTGTATAACACTTCTGTTTCTCAGTGCATGAATCGCCGCTCTCTGGGAAACAGACGGAGCCGTGAAAACAACATTCTCGTTAATGGACTGAAGCGTTCTGACAATATAGTCGGGTGCGATAATGTTTCCAATCCGCCAGCCGGTCATTGTAAAATCCTTAGAAAAGCTGTTAATAACACAGGTGCGTCTCTTCATGTTTCCAATTGATACAAATGGCACAAAAGGATGCTGATAACTGAACGCCGTATAAATATCATCCGAGATAACGATCAGATCGTACCGTTCAGCAATATCTGCAATCTTTTTCATCGTATCGACGGTAAGACAGTTCCCTGTCGGGTTGCTTGGCGTATTAATCACGAGAGCCTTTGTTCTCTCATTAATTAACGATTCCAGCCGGCCGATATCAATCTGAAAATCTTCTTCCTCATATGTAGGAAGTTCCACCGGAACACCCCTTGCCAATTCCACCTGCTGTGGATATGGCGTAAAATACGGCGCCTGTAAAATAACTTCATCGCCATCGTCAAGAATAGCTTCCATAATCAGATACATGGCCAGACATCCGCTGGCAGTGACAAAAATCTCTTCATCCTTCAAATCCAGATTGAAACTATCTTTATAGTATTTGCGTATTTCTGTACGGAGCTCCGGATCACCGCGAAATTCCGTATATTTAGTATGTCCCGCCAACGCGTCACTATACGCTCCGTCAATGATAATTTTATTTGTCGTCCAATCAGGATCGCCCAGGCTTAAATTAATCACATCATTATAGTTCTTCGCTAATTCATCCACCTTCCCCATTGGCGTGGAAATGTCTTTCCAGTACCGTTTTGAAATAAACTTATGTCTCATTTTCTGTGCTTTCCTCCTCCTTGACAAAATTCTCTACTGTTTTATAATTGTGACAAACCTTTATTTTTTTGAAACGCCGTTTCTAAAAGCGATTGCTGTATTTTTATTTTTGAAACACAGTTTCATTTTTAGTTTTGACTATTATATCCAACAAGCAGGGATTGTCAAGATTTTTTTGAATTTTTATTATTTTGATTGGAGAACTGATTGATGAACGAAAAAAATAATGTAGCCTCTGTTGAACGTACTATACTTCTGATCAGAGCAATATCATTATCTCCGGAGCCTGTCGGCGTCACAGAGCTTTCAAGGCAGACCGGTATCCCCAAACCAACCGTTTCCCGTTTTTGCGTAACTCTGGCTAATCTCGGGATGCTCGACCGAAACGAACAGGACGAATATTCTCTGGGATTGATTTTTATCGCATTAGGCGAACGCGTTAAAGCATCCCGTAATTCTGCGGAAATTGCCCAGCCGTATATAGATAAACTGGCTAAGGATATCGGAGAGAGCATCAATCTCGGTATCTGCAATGAAGATACGGTCTACACAATATATAATGTATCGGGAGAATCTTCTGTACTAGTATCCAAATTAGTGCCGATTTCTCCTTTGTATTGCTCTTCTTTAGGAAAAATATTTCTGATGCACCGGAGTAAAGATGAAATAATCTCCTTTTTTGATCAGGAACTCCCAAAACGAACGATATACACACAAACAACCTACGAGGATTATCTTAACTGGAAGCAGGAATACAATGAAACAGG
Protein-coding sequences here:
- a CDS encoding YjiH family protein, which encodes MNNGTDSFRLDVGSTYHKIIVGGEKMSREKNIVLTEEQQAANREAMQGLIENPTRNQILRFIIPSAIGVFIFLCPIWADGNMTIPLGVISNWLAGFTGAAAKQLVFTVVSISCVMSLICTLGKPGFARNEDGLMHSLFVTTPVFLVIRCLGCVVASMLMFGIGPEWIRSADTGGTMQSLMGTLIAWFFAASFLIPLLLEYGIMDYVGTLVRGALRPLFRLPGRAAVDLLASWIGNCNVGVVLTSTQYEEGYYTARESVLIASCFSAVSLPFCLVVAAMLKVDQYFLQFYGILCLVGVLSVVIMCRIWPLNGKYKDEYYAPVGQKINEIEPKGIKKTHWAFAQAVTKAQSGPSFAELMKKGISMFLNILFTLVPVTMCVGTFALILSTYTPVFDWIGTPFRYYFQLLGVPEAAAAAPGAVVGFADQFIPCIICAKIASVKTRFIIGILSLVQIIYMSEVGSIMIASKMPVNILDLIIIFLEKTIIAIPLIVLFTNLFMNF
- a CDS encoding pyridoxal phosphate-dependent aminotransferase, with protein sequence MRHKFISKRYWKDISTPMGKVDELAKNYNDVINLSLGDPDWTTNKIIIDGAYSDALAGHTKYTEFRGDPELRTEIRKYYKDSFNLDLKDEEIFVTASGCLAMYLIMEAILDDGDEVILQAPYFTPYPQQVELARGVPVELPTYEEEDFQIDIGRLESLINERTKALVINTPSNPTGNCLTVDTMKKIADIAERYDLIVISDDIYTAFSYQHPFVPFVSIGNMKRRTCVINSFSKDFTMTGWRIGNIIAPDYIVRTLQSINENVVFTAPSVSQRAAIHALRNRSVIQPPMIDEYKKRVFYAAERINQIPKMHVITPPKGTFYLFINIRETGLDSVEVSNVILREAHVLTIPGISFGMCGEGYLRIACTVNVDLLKEAFDRIEGVSIFR
- a CDS encoding IclR family transcriptional regulator: MNEKNNVASVERTILLIRAISLSPEPVGVTELSRQTGIPKPTVSRFCVTLANLGMLDRNEQDEYSLGLIFIALGERVKASRNSAEIAQPYIDKLAKDIGESINLGICNEDTVYTIYNVSGESSVLVSKLVPISPLYCSSLGKIFLMHRSKDEIISFFDQELPKRTIYTQTTYEDYLNWKQEYNETGVTTETEEYEYGLSCIAAPLYDHEKKLIAAISLSAPTSRLELKGRKELAQKLKSTASEISAIYDKLYIRRKNILG
- a CDS encoding electron transfer flavoprotein subunit beta/FixA family protein, whose product is MNILVLIKEVPDMGKVTFDNERGVVNRAKAPAEINPFDENALEAAIDLKHSYVHEDLRITALSMGPERAQKSLRIAYARGADKGVLLTDIKFGGSDACATARTLAAAIHVMGKFDLILCGEKSVDGDTAQVGAEVAEYLDIPHCYYVGAIEELTAKTVVVCAEDIWGQMQRRRMKLPALISVTKNIAAPRLPSVRRRLESRTVEIGKMALKDLSGYLKEEETGIKGSPTKVSKVIVPQDTERSSILFRDESEAFMNSIDQILLEKGLV